One segment of Urocitellus parryii isolate mUroPar1 chromosome 5, mUroPar1.hap1, whole genome shotgun sequence DNA contains the following:
- the LOC144254902 gene encoding microtubule-associated protein RP/EB family member 1, producing MAVNVYSTSVTSDNLSRHDMLAWINESLQLNLTKIEQLCSGAAYCQFMDMLFPGSVALKKVKFQAKLEHEYIQNFKILQAGFKRMGVDKIIPVDKLVKGKFQDNFEFVQWFKKFFDANYDGKDYDPVAARQGQETAVAPSLVAPALNKPKKPLSSSSAAPQRPISTQRTTAAPKAGPGVVRKNPGVGNGDDEAAELMQQVNVLKLTVEDLEKERDFYFGKLRNIELICQENEGENDPVLQRIVDILYATDEGFVIPDEGGPQEEQEEY from the exons ATGGCAGTGAACGTATACTCGACGTCAGTCACCAGTGATAACCTAAGTCGACATGACATGCTGGCCTGGATCAATGAGTCTCTGCAGTTGAATCTGACAAAGATTGAACAATTGTGCTC AGGAGCTGCCTATTGTCAGTTTATGGACATGCTATTCCCGGGCTCTGTTGCTTTGAAGAAAGTGAAATTCCAAGCTAAGCTAGAACATGAGTATATCCAGAACTTCAAAATACTACAAGCAGGTTTTAAGAGGATGGGAGTTGACAAAATAATTCCTGTGGATAAATtagtaaaaggaaaatttcagGATAATTTTGAGTTCGTGCAGTGGTTCAAGAAGTTTTTTGATGCAAACTATGATGGAAAAGACTATGACCCTGTAGCTGCCAGACAAGGTCAAGAAACCGCGGTTGCTCCCTCTCTTGTTGCTCCAGCTCTTAATAAACCGAAGAAACCTCTCAGCTCGAGCAGTGCAGCCCCACAGAGACCCATTTCAACACAGAGAACTACTGCGGCTCCTAAGGCTGGCCCAGGGGTGGTGCGAAAGAATCCTGGTGTAGGCAATGGCGATGATGAAGCAGCCGAATTGATGCAGCAGGTCAACGTGTTGAAACTTACTGTTGAAGActtggagaaggagagagatttCTATTTTGGAAAGCTAAGGAACATTGAATTGATTTGCCAGGAGAACGAGGGGGAGAACGACCCTGTATTACAGAGGATTGTAGACATTCTCTATGCCACAGACGAAGGCTTTGTGATACCTGATGAAGGGGGCCCACAGGAGGAACAAGAAGAGTATTAA